A genomic window from Helicobacter suis HS1 includes:
- a CDS encoding phosphatidylglycerophosphatase A family protein, translating into MSFFNRICFLTLFYSGKFPKGPGTAGSVVALFLGLPLLYASANTLFLCAILIGLIAIKQIDIYEEQTQTHDEKYIVIDELVGMWMAMAIAGWGFLPVLLSFIFFRLFDIYKPSLIGKIDRDVKGGLGVVGDDALAGICGGLCTLILVHLIKVFS; encoded by the coding sequence ATGTCTTTTTTTAACCGTATCTGTTTTCTAACTCTCTTTTATTCGGGGAAATTCCCAAAGGGTCCGGGCACGGCTGGGAGTGTGGTCGCTCTTTTTCTAGGTTTGCCTCTTTTGTATGCTTCAGCCAACACGCTTTTTTTATGCGCCATTTTAATAGGGCTCATTGCCATTAAGCAAATTGACATTTATGAGGAACAAACCCAAACCCATGACGAAAAATATATTGTTATTGATGAACTAGTGGGCATGTGGATGGCTATGGCTATTGCTGGGTGGGGGTTTTTGCCCGTACTCTTAAGCTTTATTTTCTTTAGACTCTTTGATATTTATAAACCCTCGCTTATTGGTAAAATTGATCGCGATGTGAAAGGCGGATTGGGAGTTGTGGGTGATGATGCATTAGCTGGGATTTGTGGGGGGCTGTGTACGCTTATCTTGGTTCACTTGATAAAGGTGTTTTCTTAG